The genomic segment GCTCGGCCCTGCGGCGTTCTCTGTGCATATCATTCACGAGTCGGAGAGTCTGCAGGAGAACGAAACCATCTCCTCGATCTCCGATGAAACGCTGACCGGCGATCTGGACAGCCACGTCAGCGGTGCTCACGTGGGAGCCGGAGACGAAACGATCCCGGCTGATGAGCAGCATTCAGTCGCCGAGTCGGGCTTCACCGAAGAAGAACTCGAAGAATTGATCGACGAAGACGAAGATTCCGATTCGTTTCTCGCTGGCGTGACGTCGGATAACGACATGAAGACTGTCGATGACGACGACGATGCTTACGACAAGTTCCTCAGTGATCTTTAAGCCCGGAATCGCGTGGAGCGTACGCGGCTTGTTCTGAGCGAAGCCGAACTCAGTATCGCTGGACGTCCACGCCGTCTGCATTCTGAAACGCGGTCCGCACCTGCTCGCTGAATTCTGCAGGGGCCTCGGGTTCGGAAGGCGTCTCCGCAGCTTTGGCGACAAGGCCGGAACTCGGCTGAATACTGAGAACACCCGCGACTCGCCACGTGCCACGGCTGTCCCGATTCATCTGCAGGGACGTGCGAATCCACTCCCGTTCGTGTCGAATCTTGGCGGTGACAACCGCTTCAGCTCCGCGACGCTGTACGTCTTCAATATGCACGGTGACCGCAGCCGGATCCCCTGCTCCGTAGAGCGCTTCGTGCTTGACCATGCCCTTCAGATAAGCCTGGGCACGGGTTCGAATCATCGAGCCGTCGAAGCGAGTCAGATATCCCATCATCAACAGTGCGACGCCGGCTGCAACAAGGCCGACGGCGAGCACTTCCGGGAATGATCGGCCACGTGGTCGCATGGAGCGGGCTTGAGTCGAACGAAGCGGTTCAGGCACCGGGACGCAGCTGCCAGTAAGCCGCGAGAACTTCGTACAGATCCTCGGACACCTGGATCTCATCGTCCTCGAAGTCACTCAGCCAGGTTCTGCGGAACCGCGTCGCATCGGCGAGAGCAGCACAGACTTCGCCGAGTCGAACTTTAACCTGCGGCTCTTCAACAGCACCGCAATCCTGATCGCCAGTGTAGAGCTTAAGACGTGGTCGCATCGACATCCTTCCATGGAGTCGTGGTCTCTTCGCGGCAGTTTCCAACCTTGAAACTACTCCGGGTATCTCACTGTATCGGCAGTCGGATTCGATCGACTTTACGCGAAATAGTGGCCAGAGCGGTTGTAGGACCAGTCGCCTGAAAGCTGGGATGCGAGCGTAAAATGGGCTCAAGACATCAGGCAGTGATTGTTGGCCATCGTGATCCCCGACAGCATCGAGCCAATGATCCCCAGAAAGCCCTGATCGGTGCCGCATAAATAGAGCCGGTCGATCCCCGTGGTGCCATCGAGACGTTTGATCGGGGCGCCGTACACGCAGCCGTTCAGGTGGCTGGTGAAGCGACGAATCGTCCGGGGAGTGAAGGCATCAGTATCGAGAATGTGCTTCCGATAGTCGGGTACGTGGCGGAGGGCGGCTTCGCGGATCCGGTTGGCCCATTCGTCCTTAGCGGCCTGGTACTCCTCTTCCGGAAGGTTGAGCCAGTAATCGTGGTTGGCCAGAGCGGTAATTCGCATCACCCCTTCGGGCAGCGGCTCGTCGTACCGGAAGTTATTGGGCGAACAGATAATGCCGCTTTGCAAATCGCAGGGTGCTTCCGGTTTACGGTAATGAAACTGTTCG from the Rubinisphaera margarita genome contains:
- a CDS encoding FHA domain-containing protein, encoding MHIELEVSNKRSNVKRLVIRERAIIGRQNHCDIRVVSGELSREHCRIEVDHDDAHLIDLGSTNGTYLNRKKLEAHQPYELSEGDTIQLGPAAFSVHIIHESESLQENETISSISDETLTGDLDSHVSGAHVGAGDETIPADEQHSVAESGFTEEELEELIDEDEDSDSFLAGVTSDNDMKTVDDDDDAYDKFLSDL